The proteins below come from a single Arthrobacter crystallopoietes genomic window:
- a CDS encoding ABC transporter permease, with amino-acid sequence MSRTLAPSDRSAVLQQNRAGRGERFLRALRTPGGAVFVLLVALLAAIIAVNPSFGEPDSFIRFIGRTAPIAIAAIGQYFVIVSGEFDLSMGSVVTMQVITAGNLIGDDDAKVIPVLLLMFVLGAFIGLVNGLVTTLLRVPSFIVTLGMMLALLGLVLFWTGGAAQGNPADSFRQIGRGGIEGVPVLEVIPYPVIILAAVAALAFWLMRRPYGRTLIAAGDNPTAAALTGAPVWWIKTRAFMLSSLAATVAGILLVGYAGVHPSVGRGYEFTAITAVVLGGVVLGGGRGWVLSAAAGAFALESLFTLLNFVGVQSTWRDSVQGAIIIVAVAAAAKTWQRKRKGTAAPAHEAPPPQKPNNPNITTAPPPAEGTEQGGNRY; translated from the coding sequence ATGAGCCGGACCCTGGCCCCCAGCGACCGCAGCGCGGTGCTGCAGCAGAACCGGGCCGGCCGCGGCGAACGCTTCCTGCGAGCGCTGCGCACCCCGGGCGGCGCCGTTTTCGTCCTGCTGGTCGCGCTGCTGGCAGCCATCATCGCGGTCAACCCGTCCTTCGGGGAACCCGATTCCTTCATCCGCTTCATCGGCCGCACCGCGCCCATTGCCATCGCCGCCATCGGGCAGTACTTCGTCATCGTTTCCGGCGAGTTCGATCTGTCCATGGGCTCCGTGGTCACCATGCAGGTGATCACCGCCGGCAACCTCATTGGCGACGACGACGCCAAAGTCATCCCGGTCCTGCTGCTCATGTTCGTGCTCGGGGCCTTCATCGGGCTGGTCAACGGCCTGGTCACCACGCTGCTGCGGGTGCCGAGCTTCATTGTCACGCTGGGCATGATGCTGGCATTGCTGGGGCTGGTGCTGTTCTGGACCGGCGGCGCCGCGCAGGGCAATCCGGCAGACAGCTTCCGGCAGATCGGCCGCGGCGGTATCGAGGGCGTGCCGGTGCTGGAGGTCATCCCGTATCCGGTGATCATTCTGGCCGCGGTGGCCGCACTGGCCTTCTGGCTGATGAGACGTCCCTACGGGCGCACGCTGATCGCGGCCGGCGACAACCCGACGGCGGCGGCGTTGACGGGAGCCCCGGTGTGGTGGATCAAGACCCGCGCCTTCATGCTCTCCTCGCTGGCGGCCACCGTTGCGGGCATCCTGCTGGTCGGCTATGCCGGTGTCCACCCGTCCGTAGGGCGGGGTTATGAGTTCACGGCGATCACCGCCGTCGTACTTGGTGGTGTTGTCCTCGGCGGGGGACGCGGCTGGGTACTTTCCGCCGCGGCCGGTGCGTTTGCGCTGGAGTCGCTGTTCACGCTGCTGAATTTCGTGGGCGTGCAGTCGACCTGGCGGGACAGCGTGCAGGGCGCCATCATCATCGTCGCCGTGGCCGCCGCCGCCAAGACCTGGCAGCGCAAACGCAAGGGCACGGCAGCGCCCGCCCACGAAGCGCCGCCGCCGCAGAAGCCGAACAATCCGAACATCACAACGGCACCACCGCCCGCTGAGGGCACCGAACAGGGAGGAAACAGATACTGA
- a CDS encoding ABC transporter permease, which produces MNKASGGGSIFSRLSSTHIVYLVALLTLAVGSVLVATAGRSFFSPGNISSILTGTSVLGFIAIGQTLVILVGSLDLSVPYVTSLASLIAAGVMANNSANVLAGVLLALGVSALIGLFNGLIVSGLKVHGFIATLGMGLIISGYLATNFKGSFGQTPFSFRLVGATGLGPVPISTLIMLACAGLAMLLLHRTRVGHQIYAVGGNPSVARMSGIRIQTPVITAHVICSLMAGMAGLLLASRLGVGSPTVGSQGGYDLLSIAAVVLGGTLLAGGKGSITGTLGGVLIFAMMDNIMSVMQVNPFLKDVVRGIVIVVAVAVYARRRIVNRPPRFGHDGHSRQEMPGTEEIQEVRA; this is translated from the coding sequence ATGAACAAGGCCAGTGGCGGCGGCAGCATTTTCAGCCGGTTGTCCTCCACGCACATTGTCTACTTGGTCGCCCTGCTGACCCTCGCCGTCGGATCCGTCCTGGTGGCCACCGCCGGACGCAGCTTCTTCAGCCCGGGCAATATCTCCAGTATCCTCACCGGCACCAGCGTGCTGGGCTTCATTGCGATCGGGCAGACCCTGGTCATCCTGGTCGGCAGCCTGGACCTGTCCGTCCCCTATGTCACCAGCCTGGCGAGCCTGATCGCCGCGGGAGTCATGGCGAACAACAGCGCCAACGTGCTCGCCGGCGTGCTGCTGGCGCTGGGCGTTTCGGCCCTGATCGGCCTGTTCAACGGACTCATCGTGTCCGGCCTGAAGGTCCACGGCTTCATCGCCACCCTCGGCATGGGCCTGATTATCAGCGGCTACCTGGCCACGAACTTCAAGGGCAGCTTCGGCCAGACGCCGTTTTCGTTCCGGCTGGTCGGCGCCACGGGATTGGGCCCGGTGCCGATCTCCACGCTGATCATGCTGGCCTGCGCGGGGCTGGCCATGCTGCTGCTCCACCGCACCCGGGTAGGCCACCAGATCTACGCCGTCGGCGGCAACCCCAGCGTCGCGAGGATGTCCGGCATCCGCATCCAGACGCCGGTCATCACCGCCCACGTCATCTGCTCGCTCATGGCCGGTATGGCGGGGCTGCTGCTGGCCAGCAGGCTCGGCGTCGGCAGCCCCACGGTGGGCTCCCAAGGCGGTTACGATCTGCTGTCCATCGCCGCGGTGGTACTCGGCGGCACCCTGCTGGCCGGCGGCAAGGGCAGCATCACCGGCACCCTTGGCGGCGTCCTGATCTTCGCCATGATGGACAACATCATGTCGGTCATGCAGGTCAATCCGTTCCTCAAGGACGTGGTCCGCGGGATCGTGATCGTGGTGGCCGTGGCGGTCTATGCGCGGCGCAGGATTGTGAACCGGCCGCCGCGCTTCGGGCACGACGGACACAGCCGGCAGGAAATGCCCGGCACGGAGGAAATCCAGGAGGTGCGGGCATGA